One Prolixibacteraceae bacterium DNA segment encodes these proteins:
- a CDS encoding transposase codes for MKLKRESAKNQYPLKEKSIFKEQLLLLLKNDEYDDQLDEIKTLRSRLIKRIDSVFTFLEYYEVSFDNNASERSIRNIKIKQKVSAGYRTEEGAQRYAMLRSIVDTLKKQGKSVVRMIAHWLSQNHLKVSWQ; via the coding sequence ATGAAATTAAAGAGAGAATCAGCCAAGAACCAATATCCTTTAAAAGAAAAATCAATATTTAAAGAACAGCTTTTATTACTGTTGAAAAATGACGAGTATGACGATCAGCTAGATGAGATCAAGACATTACGGAGTCGATTAATTAAAAGGATTGATAGTGTGTTTACTTTCTTAGAGTATTACGAAGTTTCTTTTGACAACAATGCATCCGAAAGGTCAATACGTAATATTAAAATAAAACAAAAAGTATCTGCAGGTTATCGAACAGAAGAAGGAGCCCAAAGGTATGCCATGTTACGCTCTATTGTTGATACACTTAAAAAACAAGGAAAGAGTGTCGTGAGAATGATTGCTCATTGGTTATCTCAAAACCATCTTAAGGTCAGTTGGCAATAA
- a CDS encoding DUF4857 domain-containing protein, producing the protein MMKNIRYLIIIITTVILSWAMPYTYHLVYDKAPSNVFSYYSSVDHAFCTVLFNEKEERLVRRNVVTGKEYSQSEFDSILPLFFCRQLLADGRMPEKIDGQEITPDRINLKTFNYNYSPKEKNRPQIPLYTLFESISGRVRLEMPGDMFRITDKIEFLRPNSGDVDLVKSRKFQQALESHGFCFPPRQFAGNPNPRKPYEEGYFILDRQNQLFHLKMVNGKPFVRKISIPDGLTPLFIETQEPADRSFYAFIFGTKGELYSLTSNQYQFHAIPIPKFDPETNHLSIMANPLYWCVSVISRNGKENIAISTTDNRIVDQYTETNPKTKGSFTKYLFPFSLDFTSPYSSFIKPVFYLGSRWALVGNVFFAFIMFLIYKGRKKENIVWTCLTGIFGFCASLLFNR; encoded by the coding sequence ATGATGAAAAATATTCGATACCTTATCATTATCATTACCACTGTGATTCTATCATGGGCCATGCCATACACCTACCACTTAGTCTATGACAAAGCACCTAGTAATGTCTTCTCTTACTACAGTTCTGTGGACCATGCATTCTGTACAGTCCTATTCAATGAGAAAGAAGAACGATTGGTTCGACGCAATGTGGTGACAGGCAAAGAGTATTCCCAATCTGAGTTCGATAGCATCTTACCTCTATTCTTCTGTCGACAACTCTTGGCTGATGGACGTATGCCTGAAAAAATTGATGGTCAAGAGATCACTCCAGATAGAATCAATTTAAAAACCTTCAACTACAACTATAGCCCCAAAGAGAAGAATAGACCTCAAATCCCACTATATACACTCTTTGAATCGATATCGGGGCGCGTACGATTGGAGATGCCTGGCGACATGTTTCGCATTACAGATAAAATTGAGTTCTTACGTCCCAATAGTGGCGATGTTGATCTGGTAAAAAGTAGAAAGTTTCAACAAGCTCTAGAATCTCACGGTTTCTGTTTTCCTCCAAGACAATTTGCAGGAAATCCAAACCCAAGAAAACCCTATGAGGAGGGCTATTTCATCTTGGATCGACAAAATCAACTGTTTCACCTAAAGATGGTTAATGGGAAGCCATTTGTTCGAAAGATTTCGATACCAGATGGACTCACACCGCTATTTATTGAGACACAAGAACCAGCAGATAGGAGCTTTTATGCTTTTATATTTGGAACGAAAGGCGAACTTTACTCTTTAACCTCCAATCAATATCAATTTCATGCCATTCCAATCCCTAAATTTGATCCTGAGACAAACCATCTCTCTATTATGGCCAATCCGCTCTATTGGTGTGTCAGTGTAATCTCTCGAAATGGAAAGGAAAATATCGCGATTTCTACAACAGACAATCGTATTGTGGACCAATATACAGAGACAAATCCGAAGACAAAAGGGAGTTTCACAAAGTACTTATTCCCATTCTCCTTGGACTTTACCTCTCCATACTCTTCCTTTATAAAACCTGTATTTTATTTAGGCAGTAGATGGGCTTTGGTCGGAAATGTCTTTTTTGCATTCATTATGTTTCTAATTTACAAAGGACGAAAAAAAGAGAATATCGTTTGGACCTGTTTAACTGGGATATTTGGTTTCTGTGCATCTTTACTTTTCAATAGATAA
- a CDS encoding ABC transporter ATP-binding protein, translating into MEPIVTCKNLTHFYGSRCIYENLNFEIPKGRILGLLGKNGTGKTTTINILNGYLRPTSGQCTIFGERSDNLSPSTKQKIGLLIEGHVQYNFMNIEEIEKFYAAFYPKWDKTVYYELMRLLQIAPKQKISKMSCGQKSQVALGLILAQNAELLILDDFSMGLDPGYRMLFVDFLSDYAKSEEKTVFVTSHIIQDMERLIDDCMVMDYGRILLQKPVDELMQKFKHYSLEGNEAKKLAKIDSFYSVSKRNDNSEFYAFESPVEIQSLLQSKGITAPNIKTRELSLEEIFIGLTGKY; encoded by the coding sequence ATGGAGCCAATAGTAACTTGTAAAAATTTAACCCATTTCTATGGGAGCAGATGTATATACGAGAATTTAAACTTTGAAATACCCAAAGGAAGAATACTAGGTCTTTTAGGTAAAAATGGGACTGGTAAAACCACAACCATAAACATCTTAAATGGGTACTTGCGTCCCACGTCAGGACAGTGTACAATATTTGGAGAAAGATCGGACAACCTATCCCCTTCCACCAAACAGAAGATCGGTCTTTTGATCGAAGGGCATGTACAGTACAACTTCATGAACATTGAGGAGATAGAGAAGTTCTATGCAGCATTCTATCCCAAATGGGACAAAACAGTCTATTATGAACTCATGAGATTGTTACAAATAGCACCCAAGCAGAAGATCTCCAAGATGTCTTGTGGTCAAAAATCTCAAGTAGCACTTGGGCTAATCCTAGCACAAAACGCAGAACTACTAATACTCGATGATTTCTCTATGGGGCTTGACCCAGGCTATCGAATGCTGTTTGTAGACTTTCTCAGCGACTATGCTAAAAGTGAAGAGAAAACTGTCTTTGTAACCTCTCATATCATTCAAGATATGGAGAGACTTATCGACGATTGTATGGTCATGGATTATGGTAGAATTTTGCTTCAAAAACCAGTAGATGAGTTAATGCAAAAATTCAAACACTACTCATTGGAAGGGAACGAAGCCAAAAAGTTGGCTAAAATAGACTCTTTTTATAGTGTCTCTAAAAGAAATGACAATAGCGAATTTTATGCTTTTGAAAGCCCTGTGGAGATACAGTCGTTGCTACAAAGTAAAGGGATCACTGCACCAAATATTAAAACACGAGAGCTCTCTTTAGAAGAGATATTTATTGGTTTAACTGGAAAATATTAA
- a CDS encoding DUF4876 domain-containing protein produces MNFRFKNLAIVMAFTFLYSCQKEDNVIPLSNVDMAIELPTILENQKVLFKSGQLTLENVNTKKKTTKELTSLLVPQLSLEDGLYNVLLEGEVSYTATDANKKEVDRNSQVRGRLENVEVKGGKITVELPLFIYDKSAGFVISEIFFAGTRNKDGNQYDTDKFFEIYNNSDQVLYADGLCIAETSLTTDDALQSFTPDNRETATLISDLYRIPGDGKQHPVKPGETILISDVAINHKIENSNSFDLSKSNFEWYDAGTIDVDVPEVPNLEKMISSNANTTWAMNNKGNTSYILCRLDKSVTPATFAQNNAHSYSHQFVFGDFKMDMNEDTWKVDNVSIIDAVEISYASGYQWKVLAPSLDISWTHCGDGDGMRYGSSVRRKVDHVEGERVVLLDTNDSAFDFHPTAIPSPGSVEKK; encoded by the coding sequence ATGAACTTTAGATTCAAAAATCTAGCCATTGTAATGGCATTTACATTCTTATACTCTTGCCAGAAAGAAGATAATGTTATCCCTCTTTCTAATGTAGATATGGCTATTGAGCTACCAACGATTCTTGAGAACCAAAAGGTTCTTTTTAAATCAGGACAGTTAACTTTAGAAAATGTAAATACGAAAAAGAAAACAACCAAAGAGCTAACTTCGCTTCTTGTTCCCCAGCTAAGCCTAGAGGATGGACTATACAATGTACTTCTAGAAGGAGAGGTATCTTACACTGCCACGGATGCCAATAAAAAAGAGGTGGATAGAAATAGCCAAGTAAGAGGTCGTTTGGAAAACGTAGAAGTAAAAGGAGGTAAAATAACCGTCGAACTGCCTCTATTTATCTATGACAAGAGTGCTGGATTTGTCATCTCTGAGATATTCTTTGCAGGAACACGTAACAAAGATGGAAATCAATATGATACAGACAAATTCTTTGAGATATACAACAACAGCGACCAAGTGCTTTATGCAGATGGACTTTGTATTGCAGAGACCTCATTGACCACTGACGATGCGCTACAGTCATTTACCCCAGACAACAGAGAGACTGCGACATTGATCTCTGATTTATATCGTATTCCTGGGGATGGGAAACAACACCCTGTAAAACCTGGAGAGACCATCCTAATTAGTGATGTGGCCATTAATCATAAAATAGAGAATTCAAACTCATTTGACCTTTCCAAATCTAATTTTGAATGGTATGATGCAGGGACTATTGATGTAGATGTTCCAGAAGTACCAAACTTAGAGAAGATGATCTCTAGCAATGCCAATACGACTTGGGCAATGAACAATAAGGGGAACACCTCTTATATCTTATGTCGTTTGGACAAAAGTGTGACTCCAGCAACATTTGCACAAAACAATGCACATAGCTATAGCCACCAATTTGTATTTGGCGATTTTAAAATGGATATGAACGAAGATACATGGAAAGTAGACAATGTGTCTATTATCGATGCAGTAGAGATAAGTTATGCTTCGGGATACCAATGGAAAGTACTAGCCCCATCATTAGATATCTCATGGACTCATTGTGGCGATGGTGACGGCATGAGATATGGAAGTAGTGTTCGCCGTAAAGTAGACCATGTCGAAGGGGAAAGGGTTGTTCTTTTAGATACCAACGACTCTGCATTCGATTTTCATCCTACAGCAATCCCATCACCGGGCTCTGTAGAGAAAAAATAG
- a CDS encoding carboxypeptidase-like regulatory domain-containing protein: protein MKHIIHYITLIITTLFSYSYVEGQERYTFEGQIIDKQNQRPIEGVWIQIEGSPQNAISDSIGHFRVQLKEGNRYTFIISHLGYKTAASTMECIGPNRRSVFRLTSKDYQIQEVTVISKESKAGGTASKIGADALQHLQPTSFADVLQLIPGGKMKYNNMSSPKWIRLREPSASASSNNKGYNNNSAFGTSFVIDGVPSINDGNIPASTSNAYASQGQDLRLVTTDGVKNITIIRGIPSVKYGEVTSGVIKIERSYQTSPFKARLKATPGSKMLSIGKGVNLFEHVNLHTDFSLLDFKQDVRTPKVNYKRYTGSVRLQYNHPFGNWEFKNRSSIDYTGSFDTVKKDPEVDIAAGSYYNRDYKKLSYAGTSRLLHTKESWFSSLELQYGITSTWQKKIMDKAVNGERMPVLVNHKEGEFYSTHLPTSYMSHYIHDNQPLSLFSNIDIHLKANTWGISHKILFGGGWVYSKNNGRGEIYDPFRPLEPSKGRPRDYRKIPASNKVSLFMEDQFTTTILGMQLDTRIGTRAMKALGVSSNYTISNKLFWDPRMNLALHLPSMRVGVNTIKTIIYGGMGWHTKLPSISQLYPELLYSDQIQLNYYSQQPSLRQIQYKTDIIDPTNTSITANRNKKIEVGIGITFLETSLQVTGYREVLSNGLRSVGNYKIISYKLYEAASGPAAETLNGPPTVDMFDYQKQDDFYVYPQLVNGSNEEKWGIEYQFDFGRIEQLNSRFSINGAWMYTKYTLTAADYRHPEQRIDNRPYPFLGYYEWDRGQKYEQLNTNIRCDTHIKKYGLIFSSILQCMWFEKNQTQPHDGKPTFYIDKQGKKYLFTNQDITDPMLRFLYSKPTPSLFDENIVPIAIDFNLTVSKRVTKEIALSFYINRILRYTPSYTNATGYKVVRKQSPYFGMELNINI from the coding sequence ATGAAGCATATAATACACTATATCACTCTGATTATCACAACACTTTTCTCTTATAGTTATGTGGAAGGACAGGAGAGATATACGTTTGAAGGACAAATAATAGACAAACAAAACCAAAGACCTATAGAAGGTGTATGGATACAAATTGAGGGCAGTCCTCAAAATGCGATCTCTGATTCTATTGGTCATTTTAGGGTCCAATTGAAAGAAGGGAATCGTTATACTTTTATCATTTCTCATTTAGGCTATAAAACAGCAGCTTCAACCATGGAGTGCATTGGCCCAAATAGGAGGTCTGTTTTTCGACTTACCTCTAAGGATTACCAAATCCAAGAAGTCACCGTTATCTCCAAGGAATCGAAGGCAGGAGGTACTGCTTCTAAAATTGGAGCAGATGCCTTACAACATCTTCAGCCAACTAGTTTTGCAGATGTACTTCAACTGATTCCAGGAGGAAAGATGAAATACAATAACATGTCCTCTCCTAAGTGGATTAGGCTTAGAGAACCAAGTGCTTCGGCTTCTTCTAACAACAAAGGCTACAATAACAATAGTGCTTTTGGCACCTCTTTTGTGATCGATGGAGTTCCCTCAATTAATGATGGTAATATTCCAGCCTCCACATCCAATGCATATGCTTCTCAAGGTCAAGATCTACGATTGGTTACAACAGATGGAGTTAAAAATATCACCATAATACGAGGTATCCCATCCGTAAAATATGGAGAAGTCACTTCAGGTGTGATTAAGATCGAAAGAAGTTATCAAACATCTCCTTTCAAGGCTCGCCTTAAAGCAACTCCTGGGTCAAAGATGTTATCGATAGGGAAAGGGGTAAACCTCTTCGAACATGTGAACTTACACACCGATTTCAGTCTGTTAGACTTCAAACAAGATGTGCGTACTCCTAAAGTGAATTACAAACGATATACCGGTTCTGTTCGTTTACAATATAACCATCCGTTTGGCAACTGGGAATTTAAAAACAGATCGAGTATTGATTATACTGGCTCTTTTGATACTGTAAAAAAAGATCCCGAAGTCGATATTGCAGCAGGGAGCTACTACAATCGGGACTACAAGAAATTATCATACGCGGGTACCAGTCGCTTACTACACACCAAAGAGAGTTGGTTTTCATCGTTAGAGTTGCAATATGGAATCACTTCAACATGGCAAAAGAAGATAATGGATAAGGCTGTAAATGGAGAAAGAATGCCTGTGTTGGTCAACCACAAGGAGGGGGAATTTTATAGTACACACCTTCCAACCTCTTACATGTCACACTATATTCATGACAATCAACCGCTATCTCTATTCAGCAATATCGATATCCATCTAAAAGCCAATACATGGGGAATATCACATAAAATTTTGTTCGGAGGAGGATGGGTCTACTCCAAAAACAACGGAAGAGGAGAAATCTATGATCCATTTCGCCCTCTAGAACCAAGCAAAGGGCGCCCAAGGGATTATCGTAAAATACCAGCATCCAATAAAGTATCGCTCTTTATGGAAGACCAATTTACAACGACCATACTAGGGATGCAACTAGATACACGCATTGGGACTCGCGCAATGAAAGCACTAGGTGTTAGCAGCAATTACACCATCTCAAACAAGCTATTTTGGGACCCTCGAATGAATCTAGCCCTTCATCTGCCTTCGATGAGAGTGGGGGTAAATACAATCAAAACAATCATTTATGGAGGCATGGGATGGCACACCAAACTCCCATCTATTTCTCAATTATATCCTGAGCTATTGTACTCAGACCAAATCCAATTGAACTACTATTCTCAACAACCATCTTTGAGACAAATTCAATATAAAACAGATATCATTGATCCAACCAACACGTCGATCACAGCCAATAGAAATAAAAAAATAGAGGTAGGTATCGGAATTACGTTTCTTGAGACTTCGCTACAAGTCACTGGATATAGAGAGGTTTTATCCAATGGACTGCGTTCGGTTGGAAACTACAAAATCATCTCTTATAAGCTTTATGAAGCCGCTTCTGGTCCTGCTGCTGAAACACTTAATGGGCCTCCTACAGTAGATATGTTCGACTATCAAAAGCAAGATGATTTCTATGTCTATCCTCAACTAGTCAACGGTTCTAATGAAGAAAAATGGGGCATTGAATATCAATTTGATTTTGGTCGTATTGAGCAGTTGAATTCAAGATTTTCCATCAATGGTGCATGGATGTATACAAAATATACACTCACCGCTGCAGACTATAGACACCCTGAACAGCGGATAGACAACAGGCCGTATCCATTTCTCGGATACTATGAATGGGACAGAGGACAAAAATATGAACAGTTGAATACCAATATCCGATGCGATACCCATATCAAAAAATATGGATTAATATTCTCGTCTATTCTACAATGTATGTGGTTTGAAAAGAATCAAACACAACCCCATGATGGAAAGCCAACCTTCTATATAGACAAACAGGGGAAAAAGTATCTTTTTACCAATCAAGATATCACAGACCCCATGCTTCGATTTTTATATAGCAAACCGACCCCATCACTATTTGATGAGAACATCGTTCCGATTGCAATAGACTTTAACTTGACCGTGTCCAAGAGGGTAACAAAGGAGATCGCACTATCATTCTATATTAATAGAATTCTTCGCTATACTCCGAGCTATACAAACGCCACAGGATATAAAGTGGTTCGAAAACAATCCCCCTATTTTGGCATGGAACTTAATATCAACATTTAA
- a CDS encoding Eco57I restriction-modification methylase domain-containing protein, translated as MITQEFYNIPYDRESYLNFFKNNLLPESFELIIEDVNSTAKYFTEVTKLGAVEDLNLAIFEIKHSSISDARVGLTLDAYKLMNNHGIENALILFVPQESKNYRLSYLHIENDINDNGQVVSTYRNKRRFSYFLGQDAKTKTAFQYLFGKQSSRINSIEDLENRFSIEVVNKEFFKSYKFHYGNLVEELKNSNLAKVHFSGEDKRIRDFVKKFMGRIVFLYFLQKKGWLGASSTEYCDGDKNFMHNLWENSTKGDSFYTCSLATLFFNGLNEKRPNDDFILENGKKIKIPFLNGGLFHEENVALRNIVFSPKKLEALFNFLDSYNFTINENDPFDQEVGIDPEMLGHIFENLLEDQQSKGAFYTPKEIVHFMVQESLLQYINTGFKKNNVILSSDEQLVLKSIIKEKISYEDIDEDNHHEVVNAFRQSKLTKEHGALLNELLDNIKVCDPAIGSGAFPMAMLNEIYQCKLTINRGLKKEERSELKKHIIENSIYGVDIEKGAVDIAQLRFWLSIVIEEEKPTPLPNLDFKIMVGNSLYSQFGDQYLKTTWDLKSNSTGKNIASRMRGNLQKLTDLQHQYFKTTDKDKLKDEIKNLRADILIDQITFKQLIYKSNDTQVSLDDTSKIEKLKSKLDFFGFEQKKDTLKIIKTTPNKPLNYFDWKMDFPEILNPGIAGVDPGFDIVIGNPPYLRLQGIKENDTKFADLLINEYQSATGAYDLYALFTEKGLQLTKKDGILNFIMPDKWTIGAFGKGLRTFITKENAAQRFISFGEYQVFNASTYTAIQWFKRGTANFKYHPLSKDLKTNRELGDYLNKLCDNDFVEYHVKEQSANTWQLSDGPTIQLMQRINKHSRNLNDIFDKMYQGLATSKDSVYFLYDSINNDNTITGYSKELKRNVTVEKEIVRPLLKGEDVHRYDTMSTSKYVVLPYRLNKQKEKEVASLFTEEELQMYPLAYKYIKECEQVLKGREKGRLSNDDQWFRYIYPKNIVLQKKEKLVAPDISLRSNFAYDTEGEFYHTTTVYGYIKKAEIKEDYLFLMAVLNSKLTWWYMTKNAPVMANGYYRYKPAYLKSFPFPAIDNLKITYPFINIAKMVIYLKKIRSEAPICESVTNEQIQTLLESVIDALVLELYFKDDFEEKELFVFKNLPSQLCQLWSIDENSECNNLITNLYQTFTDIDNPVRLTMNSIKSSLPFIINTIYKA; from the coding sequence ATGATAACTCAAGAATTCTACAATATACCATACGATAGAGAAAGTTACTTAAATTTTTTCAAAAACAACCTTCTACCAGAATCTTTCGAATTGATTATAGAGGATGTAAACAGTACTGCAAAATACTTCACAGAAGTAACCAAACTAGGTGCTGTTGAAGATCTAAACCTAGCCATATTCGAAATCAAACATAGCTCAATTAGTGATGCCAGAGTAGGTCTAACACTCGATGCATATAAACTAATGAACAATCATGGTATCGAGAATGCTTTAATACTTTTCGTCCCGCAAGAATCAAAAAATTATCGCCTTTCATACCTTCATATAGAAAACGACATAAACGATAATGGGCAAGTAGTTTCTACATACAGAAACAAACGTCGTTTCTCCTATTTCCTTGGGCAAGATGCTAAAACGAAAACTGCTTTTCAATATCTTTTCGGAAAACAATCTTCTCGTATTAACTCTATAGAAGATCTTGAAAATAGATTCTCTATAGAAGTTGTTAATAAAGAGTTCTTTAAATCATATAAGTTCCATTACGGAAATTTGGTTGAAGAGCTTAAAAATTCAAATCTTGCTAAAGTACACTTTAGTGGTGAAGATAAAAGAATCCGTGATTTCGTGAAGAAATTCATGGGGCGTATCGTTTTTCTCTATTTTCTCCAAAAGAAAGGGTGGCTAGGTGCTTCTTCTACAGAATACTGCGACGGCGACAAAAACTTTATGCACAACTTATGGGAGAACTCCACCAAAGGGGATTCTTTTTATACCTGTTCTTTGGCTACACTTTTCTTCAATGGTTTGAATGAAAAGCGACCTAATGATGATTTTATATTAGAAAATGGAAAGAAAATTAAAATTCCTTTCCTAAATGGAGGACTTTTTCATGAGGAAAATGTTGCATTACGAAACATAGTATTTTCTCCTAAAAAATTAGAAGCACTCTTTAATTTTTTAGACTCATATAACTTTACTATAAACGAGAACGACCCTTTCGATCAAGAGGTAGGTATCGATCCCGAAATGCTAGGTCATATTTTCGAAAACCTTCTTGAGGATCAACAAAGCAAAGGTGCATTCTATACCCCTAAAGAGATTGTGCATTTTATGGTGCAAGAATCTCTCCTTCAATATATTAATACAGGTTTTAAAAAAAATAATGTAATCCTTTCAAGTGATGAACAGCTCGTACTAAAGAGTATTATTAAAGAAAAAATATCATATGAAGATATTGACGAAGACAACCATCATGAGGTTGTAAATGCTTTCCGTCAATCTAAACTTACCAAAGAACATGGAGCTCTCCTAAACGAACTACTCGACAATATAAAAGTATGCGATCCTGCCATTGGATCAGGAGCTTTCCCTATGGCAATGCTAAATGAAATTTACCAATGTAAACTAACTATTAATAGAGGGCTTAAGAAAGAGGAACGTTCTGAACTCAAAAAGCATATCATAGAAAATTCTATCTATGGGGTCGACATCGAAAAAGGTGCCGTAGATATTGCTCAGCTTCGTTTCTGGCTTTCTATTGTTATCGAAGAGGAGAAACCGACACCATTGCCTAATCTCGATTTTAAAATTATGGTCGGAAATTCTCTTTATAGTCAATTTGGAGATCAATACCTTAAAACTACTTGGGATTTAAAATCAAACTCAACGGGTAAAAATATTGCTTCTCGAATGAGGGGTAATTTACAAAAACTCACTGATTTACAACATCAATATTTTAAGACTACTGATAAAGATAAATTAAAAGATGAGATTAAGAATCTTCGTGCCGATATATTAATAGATCAAATAACTTTTAAACAACTAATCTATAAATCTAACGATACGCAGGTTTCTCTCGATGATACTTCTAAGATAGAGAAGCTAAAGTCGAAATTAGACTTCTTTGGATTCGAACAAAAGAAAGATACACTTAAAATAATTAAAACAACTCCCAATAAACCATTGAACTATTTCGATTGGAAGATGGATTTTCCTGAAATACTTAATCCAGGTATTGCTGGTGTAGATCCTGGCTTTGATATCGTTATTGGAAACCCACCGTACCTTCGCCTTCAGGGAATTAAGGAGAACGATACCAAATTTGCTGACCTATTAATTAATGAGTACCAGTCTGCCACGGGGGCATACGATCTCTACGCTCTCTTCACAGAAAAAGGACTTCAACTTACTAAAAAAGATGGCATTCTAAACTTCATTATGCCAGATAAATGGACTATTGGTGCTTTTGGAAAAGGTTTACGCACTTTTATAACGAAAGAAAATGCGGCCCAACGATTTATTTCTTTCGGCGAATATCAAGTATTCAATGCTTCAACATATACTGCTATTCAGTGGTTTAAACGAGGCACAGCAAACTTTAAATATCATCCCCTATCAAAAGATTTAAAAACAAATAGAGAATTAGGTGACTATCTAAACAAATTATGTGATAACGATTTCGTAGAATACCACGTTAAAGAACAATCAGCAAACACTTGGCAACTATCTGATGGTCCTACAATACAATTAATGCAGAGAATTAATAAGCATTCAAGAAATTTAAACGATATTTTTGATAAAATGTATCAAGGTCTTGCAACAAGTAAAGACTCTGTATATTTTCTCTACGATTCCATTAATAACGACAACACCATTACTGGTTACTCTAAAGAGTTGAAGCGTAATGTTACAGTCGAAAAGGAAATTGTTAGGCCACTTCTTAAGGGGGAAGATGTGCACCGTTACGACACCATGTCTACCTCAAAATATGTAGTTCTACCTTACCGTCTTAACAAACAAAAAGAAAAGGAAGTTGCTTCCTTGTTTACAGAAGAAGAACTTCAAATGTACCCTCTAGCATACAAATATATAAAAGAATGTGAGCAAGTATTAAAGGGGAGGGAGAAAGGTCGATTAAGCAATGATGATCAGTGGTTTAGGTATATATATCCTAAGAATATTGTTTTACAAAAGAAAGAAAAGCTCGTAGCTCCAGATATATCTTTAAGAAGTAACTTTGCATACGATACCGAAGGGGAATTCTATCACACAACCACCGTATATGGTTACATTAAAAAGGCCGAGATTAAAGAAGATTATCTCTTTTTAATGGCTGTTTTAAACTCCAAATTAACATGGTGGTACATGACAAAGAATGCACCTGTGATGGCAAATGGATACTATAGATACAAACCTGCATACCTAAAATCTTTTCCTTTTCCTGCGATAGATAATTTAAAAATAACATACCCTTTCATCAACATCGCAAAAATGGTGATATATCTTAAAAAAATACGTTCCGAAGCTCCAATTTGCGAGTCAGTTACCAACGAGCAGATCCAAACTCTATTAGAGTCAGTAATCGATGCATTGGTTCTTGAACTATATTTTAAAGACGATTTCGAAGAAAAAGAACTTTTTGTCTTCAAAAATCTTCCAAGTCAATTGTGTCAACTATGGAGTATTGATGAAAATTCAGAATGCAATAATCTAATTACTAATCTATATCAAACTTTTACCGATATAGACAATCCAGTACGCTTAACGATGAATTCGATTAAATCATCTTTACCATTTATAATCAATACTATCTATAAAGCTTAA
- a CDS encoding transposase domain-containing protein yields MFYTLSSICKMSDVEPHVWYTDILNHISDTKSSKYDDLLPQNWKVSSS; encoded by the coding sequence ATGTTTTATACCCTATCTTCCATATGCAAAATGTCAGACGTTGAACCTCATGTATGGTATACAGATATCTTAAATCATATATCCGATACCAAGTCATCGAAATACGATGACTTACTTCCTCAAAACTGGAAAGTATCTTCATCGTAA